The Leptospira bourretii genomic sequence ATAAAATGAAATTTAGAACCTTGGCCTGGTGAAGATAAAATTTCTAATTGAATATCAAAATTATCAACGATTTGTTTGACAACAAACATTCCAAGTCCAGTACCTTTTCCTAATTCTTTCGTGGTAAAGTATGGTTCATAAATTTTGTCTAAGGTTTCTGGAGACATACCTTCCCCATCATCTGACACGATTAGGTGAGAGTATCTTTTATCCTGATAGGTTGAGATTTCTATTGTACCGATGTTATTGGTAGCATCCGCTGCATTAAGAAGAATGTTGGAAAGTAATAAGGCAAATTGATCCGAATTCATTTGGATCGGAATTTCTTCCGAAGTTTCTTCTCTTTTGATGTGGCAGTATTTTAATTTAGCTGTTTCTTTGAACACTTGGAGGACGGCAGAAATTTCTTTGTTCAAATTCAAAGTTTTGGATTGTTCATTGTTTGATTTCAATGATTTCCCAAGTTGCAATAGGTTGGAAGTTAAAGCTCTTAATTTTTCTGTTTGGTTTAAAGTAACTTTTAATGCCCGATCTTTTAACATTGTGTCCGCATTTTCTCGAGAGGCCATCTCCACAAAACCTTGAATGGCGGTAAGGGAGTTGTTGATTTCGTGTCCAATGCTTGCGGCCACAACAGATAAAAAAGCCCTTCTTTCGGAGTGAATGAGTTGTTCCACCATCACTTTTTTTTGTGTTACATCTCGAATGACACCCGTATAATACGTATCTCCATCTAAACTATAGGAACAAATTGCAATATCTGCTAAAAAAGTGGTAAGATCAGAACGAAGTAAAGTTACGTCAGATAATTGAAGGGTGGATTTGTTTTCCTCTTCACTTAAAACTTTAGAAACCTGCGCCATATACTTTTGCATTTTATTTTCAGTGAACAAAAGATGAACAGACTGTCCAATGAGATCCAGAGGTGTATGAAAACGAAACATTTCAAAACTAGCTTTGTTTGCAGAAACAATCGTTAATTTGGAATCAATAGTGATCACTGCATCGGAAGTTGCATTTAATATAGCAGCATTTTGTCGATTTAAATCTAAATTTTGAGTTCGTAGTGCTTTTTCTAATTTTTCCGATAACATTAGTTTTTCTAAATCGGAATCTTTTTGATTTTTGACCTCTAATGCTCGTTTTACGACAGATAGAATCTGAGTTCTGTCTACAGGTTTTGATATATACTCGAATGCATGATAACGAATTGCTGATTCTGCCGAAGAAAGATTAGGATTTCCAGTGATGAGAATTACCGGCAAATTGATTTGTTTTTCGGCGATAAATTTTGTAAAATCAATGCCAGACATCCCTGACATTAGAATATCAGAAATAACGACTGAAAAAGGTTCACCTGAGGATATCCTTTGGATAGCTTCGGAAGCAGATTCGGCGAGTTCAATTTGATAGCCTTCGCGAGATAAAACTCTTTTTAAAGCAACTCGAATGTCTTCTTCGTCATCGACGATTAAAATTTTATCCATTGTCATCTGTGTGAGCAGGAAGATAGATTTCTACCTTTGTCCCCGTTCCTTCCTTTGTCTTGATATAGATCTCACCGCCATGATCGGTGATGATCTTTTTAGAAATAGAAAGCCCCAAACCTGTTCCTTGTTTATTTCTTCTAGTTGTGAATAATGGCAAAAATACTTTTTCCAAAGTATCGTCATTGATTCCAGGTCCATTGTCTTCTACTGAAAATACAACCCACTCTTTTTTTTGATTTTTGACTAAATCGATGCCCAATTCGATTTTTGGAAATTGCCTTGTTGTTTCCATTTCTGAAAGAGCATTGATGGAGTTTACCACACAATTAATCAGTACTTGTTCAATTTCCTGCCAACGAACAAAAATTCCTGGTAAATTTGGGCCAGCATGGCGTGTAAAACTGATATTTTTCTTTCGACAACTTACCTCCACCAGTTCACTTGTTCTCACCAAAATATAATAGGGTGATACAAAATCACGGTTGGGACTTTCCATCCTACCTAAATCAAGCAATGCCTTAACTAAATCTCGGATTCGTAAATTAGCGGATTCAATTTTTTTGAGAATGTTCCTACGTTCGTTCGGATCGGTTTCATCGACAGTAATCAAGTCATCTAAATACAAAAGAGCACTTTGAAGTGGGTTGTTGATTTCATGAGCAAGTCCTGCTGCAATTTCCCCGATGCTTGCAAATTTCATAGACTCAATAAGTTGTCGATCCATTCGTTTAGCTTCCGTGATATCGGAAAAAACCAACATTATTTTTCTATCATTTGGGTCAAATCGCCTTACAGGAATAAAGCGAATTTCAAAAGTTCTTTCATCACCTAGAAGAACATAATCAAATTCAGTAGTTTGGATATTTTGATTTTCAACAACATTATGTAACACATTCATTAGTTTTGATTTCATGTTTTCATCAAAAAAATGAAAGATATCTTCACCAACTTCAAAGGCAAAAACCTGAAACAGTAAAAACTTAAAAATCGGAGCAATTTCTAGTATTTTTGCATCTTGATTTACAATGACAAATCCATTGTTCATCGTAGCAAAGAATGTCCTTAGTTTATCTTCACCATACTTTATAATTCGTTCCGCATTTTGTAATTCAGAGAGATCAAGTAAAAGAACAGTTATCCCATTTGGTTTTCCATGTTCCGTTGTGATAAAACTTTGTAATTGTAGGGTAATCAATTCTCCATTGTACAATTTGAATTCAAAAATTCTTTTTGTATTTTGAACTAAGAGTTCTTTGGTAAATTCTTCTGATAATGGAAGAATGTCCGAAACATGATATGATTGAATTTGATTTGCTGATAAACGAAAAAAATCTACGAATTTTGTATTTGCATATTTTAAGTTTCCTTCTAGGTCTGCTTGGAAAAATGGAATTTCTAAATGGTCAATGACTTCCGACTGTTCCTTTGTAAACTCATGAGTCCAATTGATTGTTATGGCGTAAATTTCCGTATCAGAATCAAAAAATTCAGCTAAGGAGGAAAAATGAACAGAGGTAACAATCCTTTCTGAATTTTGTTTTCTTAGGAACCACTTATATTCACTTTTCGATTGCGGGTGAGTGTGGATTTCAGAAATTAATAGTTCGTGGTCACAAAAGATGTTTTGAATTTTCAAAGAATTTGGATTTTGAATCTCCAATCGTTCCTTTGTGATTTCATCTAGATAAAGAATTTGGTTCGATTTAAGATCGACGAAAACCAAACCATTCTGGGAATGGGAAAGTAGCTGCGATAGTCTTTCAATTTTTGAATTCAACATTATGATTAAATATTTTTACCGAAGCCTTTTTCGAAACTATCAGTCCCAGAGACGTAAATCAATGAAAAATATGGGCGGCGAACCCTGTTTCGTTGCGATGGGAGGCCATAAAATTTTTTATTGGAAATTTGGAAAGGGAAACAAAAAACCAATTGTTTTTTTACATGGATTACTTGACGAAAGTTTTGGTTTTCGTCGAGTCGTCAAAGAACTGTTAAATGATGGTTATCCTCTATATGTTTTCGATTTACCAGGATATGGGAAAAGTAAACTACCTCTAGTAAAATATCTCTATCAAATTGATGTTTGGGCCGACCTTCTGCTCGAATGTTTTCAGAAATTGGAGCTAAAAGATATTTGTCTTGTGGGTCATTCGATGGGTGGCCTCACATCACAGCATTTAGTTTTGCAGGATACTCAACACCTAGTGGCAAAACTAATCCTTTTGGCTCCGGGTGGAATCCCACATCCTGAACGCGAAAGAATGCGCAAAATCCTTTTCCCAAAGACGGAAAAACAAGTTATTTTATTGTTACGTTATTTATATGGAGAAGAATTCCCCGAACCAGGATATTTATTTCGCCATACGCTTGTTACTATTTGGAACGAAAAACCAAATGAATATTTGCAAGAAAATACATTACGTAGAGAAGATGAGATTTTTTTTGATGCAAAAATGAAAGGAATCAAAATTCCAACCTTGATTTTAGCAGGGGCAGAAGATGAGATTACCCCACCTTTTATGATGAAAAAAATAAATTCCTATATTAAAAAAAGTAAATTGGTATGGATTCCAAAAGTTCGGCATGCAATTCATTTGGAAAAACCTGATGTGGTGGCAAAGAATATTAGGATATTCTATAATACTTAATTATTCACCATCGTCGCCAATTGCATCGACAGGGCACATCGCCATAGCTGCTTTTGCCTGTTTTTCTTCGGCAGGTGTAGTTGGCTGTTTTTTAAAGAAAATATGGCTTTCGTCGTCATTGTACTGCATTAAACTAGGGGCTTCCTTAATGCAGTCGTTACAGGGAACACAAGTCTGGTCGACATAGTATTTTCCTGGGACATTTTCGGGTTGTTTGCTACTTTTATCTGCCATAGAGTATTTTTACTTTTTAACAGACCCCCCCCTATAAAATAAAGCATATATGACGAAAAAGAACATCCTCATCGTCGAGGATGAACCCTTCCTCGGACTCAATATCAAACAGAAAATCGAATCATTCGGTTTTCATGTGATTGCGGTCGTACCTTCCGGGGATGAGGCATTTCAAATTGTTTCGGAAAAAGTTCCTGATCTGATTTTGATGGACATCAATTTAGAAGGTTCTTTAGACGGGATCGAAACAGCAGAATCTTTGCGAGAGCAGTTCTCTGTTCCTGTGTTGTTTCTTACGGGTTTTTTAGATGATACCGCCAGACACAGAATCAACCAAAACGCATCCTATGCTTATCTAATGAAACCTTTCACCTCCGAACAACTGAAAGAAGCGGTTTCCAGTTTTACTGCTTAAGATTTTTCAATCGACCCTTTCCACTCCCATCGAATCAAAAATTCCCGATTTCCATCAGCACCTTGGATGGGGGATTCTGCGAGTCCTAAAAATTTTAATTTAGGATCTAAATTTTTGATTTTTCGCCATACAGATCGAATCGTATAACCAATATGATGCGAATCTTTCAAAACCCCTTTTTCCAATTTTGACGGATGCACCTCAAATTGGGGTTTAAATA encodes the following:
- a CDS encoding ATP-binding protein, producing MLNSKIERLSQLLSHSQNGLVFVDLKSNQILYLDEITKERLEIQNPNSLKIQNIFCDHELLISEIHTHPQSKSEYKWFLRKQNSERIVTSVHFSSLAEFFDSDTEIYAITINWTHEFTKEQSEVIDHLEIPFFQADLEGNLKYANTKFVDFFRLSANQIQSYHVSDILPLSEEFTKELLVQNTKRIFEFKLYNGELITLQLQSFITTEHGKPNGITVLLLDLSELQNAERIIKYGEDKLRTFFATMNNGFVIVNQDAKILEIAPIFKFLLFQVFAFEVGEDIFHFFDENMKSKLMNVLHNVVENQNIQTTEFDYVLLGDERTFEIRFIPVRRFDPNDRKIMLVFSDITEAKRMDRQLIESMKFASIGEIAAGLAHEINNPLQSALLYLDDLITVDETDPNERRNILKKIESANLRIRDLVKALLDLGRMESPNRDFVSPYYILVRTSELVEVSCRKKNISFTRHAGPNLPGIFVRWQEIEQVLINCVVNSINALSEMETTRQFPKIELGIDLVKNQKKEWVVFSVEDNGPGINDDTLEKVFLPLFTTRRNKQGTGLGLSISKKIITDHGGEIYIKTKEGTGTKVEIYLPAHTDDNG
- a CDS encoding hybrid sensor histidine kinase/response regulator, producing MDKILIVDDEEDIRVALKRVLSREGYQIELAESASEAIQRISSGEPFSVVISDILMSGMSGIDFTKFIAEKQINLPVILITGNPNLSSAESAIRYHAFEYISKPVDRTQILSVVKRALEVKNQKDSDLEKLMLSEKLEKALRTQNLDLNRQNAAILNATSDAVITIDSKLTIVSANKASFEMFRFHTPLDLIGQSVHLLFTENKMQKYMAQVSKVLSEEENKSTLQLSDVTLLRSDLTTFLADIAICSYSLDGDTYYTGVIRDVTQKKVMVEQLIHSERRAFLSVVAASIGHEINNSLTAIQGFVEMASRENADTMLKDRALKVTLNQTEKLRALTSNLLQLGKSLKSNNEQSKTLNLNKEISAVLQVFKETAKLKYCHIKREETSEEIPIQMNSDQFALLLSNILLNAADATNNIGTIEISTYQDKRYSHLIVSDDGEGMSPETLDKIYEPYFTTKELGKGTGLGMFVVKQIVDNFDIQLEILSSPGQGSKFHFIFPKLLET
- a CDS encoding ferredoxin, with the protein product MADKSSKQPENVPGKYYVDQTCVPCNDCIKEAPSLMQYNDDESHIFFKKQPTTPAEEKQAKAAMAMCPVDAIGDDGE
- a CDS encoding alpha/beta fold hydrolase; translation: MKNMGGEPCFVAMGGHKIFYWKFGKGNKKPIVFLHGLLDESFGFRRVVKELLNDGYPLYVFDLPGYGKSKLPLVKYLYQIDVWADLLLECFQKLELKDICLVGHSMGGLTSQHLVLQDTQHLVAKLILLAPGGIPHPERERMRKILFPKTEKQVILLLRYLYGEEFPEPGYLFRHTLVTIWNEKPNEYLQENTLRREDEIFFDAKMKGIKIPTLILAGAEDEITPPFMMKKINSYIKKSKLVWIPKVRHAIHLEKPDVVAKNIRIFYNT
- a CDS encoding response regulator, with the translated sequence MTKKNILIVEDEPFLGLNIKQKIESFGFHVIAVVPSGDEAFQIVSEKVPDLILMDINLEGSLDGIETAESLREQFSVPVLFLTGFLDDTARHRINQNASYAYLMKPFTSEQLKEAVSSFTA